The following are encoded together in the Thalassomonas haliotis genome:
- the fkpA gene encoding FKBP-type peptidyl-prolyl cis-trans isomerase: protein MKLFKPTMVAIALVSVLGCQEAKQEEKAAVLDTEIQKQAYGLGASIGMYMERNLEEHTKMGLSLDKELIVKGFVDSLEGKSQIEKEEIQALLTNLEQTMKTKQQEMAKQEAEASLAEGQKFLEENGKKAGVKTTDSGIQYSVITEGSGDKPSATDTVEVHYKGTFLNGETFDSSYDRGQPAVFPLNRVIRGWTEGVQLMSVGSKYKFTIPSDLAYGPTGNPPRIPGNSVLEFEIELLKIQKAEQPAEVGDKSE, encoded by the coding sequence ATGAAATTGTTCAAACCCACTATGGTGGCTATAGCACTTGTTTCGGTACTCGGATGTCAGGAAGCAAAACAAGAAGAAAAAGCCGCGGTATTAGATACTGAAATTCAAAAACAGGCTTACGGTCTGGGGGCGTCTATCGGTATGTATATGGAGCGCAACCTGGAAGAGCACACCAAAATGGGCCTTTCACTTGATAAAGAATTAATTGTTAAAGGTTTTGTCGACAGCCTTGAAGGCAAGTCCCAGATCGAAAAAGAAGAGATCCAGGCGCTGTTAACCAACCTTGAGCAAACCATGAAAACTAAACAGCAGGAAATGGCCAAGCAAGAAGCCGAAGCCAGTTTAGCGGAAGGGCAGAAATTCCTGGAAGAGAATGGTAAGAAAGCAGGTGTTAAAACCACTGATTCCGGTATCCAGTACTCAGTGATCACTGAAGGCTCAGGCGATAAGCCAAGTGCCACAGATACTGTAGAAGTTCACTACAAAGGTACTTTCTTAAACGGCGAGACTTTCGATAGTTCGTACGACCGTGGTCAGCCGGCTGTATTCCCATTAAACCGCGTGATCCGCGGCTGGACCGAAGGTGTTCAGCTGATGTCTGTTGGTTCTAAATATAAATTCACTATCCCGTCTGACTTGGCTTACGGCCCTACCGGTAATCCACCGCGTATCCCGGGCAACTCAGTATTGGAATTTGAAATTGAATTATTGAAAATTCAAAAAGCTGAGCAACCGGCTGAAGTTGGCGACAAATCAGAGTAA
- a CDS encoding WD40 repeat domain-containing protein: protein MYKCNKTLKVTIFWVFPLLLSACQPSGSTPSQRWQHAVEGAYAADISNDASLSVVSSIHHGISLWDLEKNALKYTWFQQQDSADNLVLAADISDNNSHVLTASSSNFALWNIKTGQAQGYWQVSESRIRDIALSNNGSHILLGKGNGTVVHVTLASGRRLEFLGHQERINSVDMLPNGRVAISGSNDFVAYVWDTRSGQVIYRFNHPSRVTKVALDPKGRLAFSADSKKAAYIWDLKTGERIGSLKYTNRQEVFSSVQFSEDGKHLLTGAPSRKVSLWEIASGKRLQSWRVSPREDIRPAGAVVYSVAFRDNNHILTESSSGYAELWPITN, encoded by the coding sequence TTGTACAAATGTAATAAGACTTTAAAAGTTACGATTTTCTGGGTTTTTCCGTTATTACTCAGTGCCTGCCAGCCTTCCGGCAGTACTCCCAGCCAGCGTTGGCAACATGCGGTTGAAGGCGCCTATGCCGCCGATATTTCCAATGACGCCAGCCTAAGCGTGGTCTCTTCCATTCACCACGGCATCAGCTTATGGGACCTGGAAAAAAATGCCCTGAAATATACCTGGTTCCAGCAACAGGACAGCGCCGACAACCTGGTACTGGCGGCGGATATCAGCGATAACAACAGCCATGTACTCACCGCCAGCAGCAGCAACTTTGCCCTATGGAACATTAAAACCGGTCAGGCGCAGGGATATTGGCAGGTGAGTGAATCCCGCATCCGCGACATCGCCCTGTCCAACAACGGCAGCCATATCCTACTGGGTAAAGGTAACGGCACTGTGGTGCATGTTACCTTAGCTTCCGGGCGACGGCTGGAGTTTCTCGGCCACCAGGAAAGGATCAACTCGGTGGACATGCTGCCCAACGGCCGTGTCGCCATTTCCGGCTCCAACGATTTTGTCGCTTATGTCTGGGATACCCGCTCGGGCCAGGTGATTTACCGCTTTAACCACCCCAGCCGGGTCACTAAAGTCGCCCTGGACCCCAAGGGCCGTCTCGCCTTTAGCGCCGACAGCAAAAAAGCCGCCTACATCTGGGATTTGAAAACCGGCGAACGTATCGGCAGCCTGAAATACACCAACCGCCAGGAAGTATTCAGTTCGGTACAGTTTTCCGAAGACGGCAAACATTTGCTTACCGGCGCACCGTCGAGAAAAGTCAGTTTATGGGAAATTGCCTCGGGAAAGCGCCTGCAAAGCTGGCGGGTCAGCCCAAGAGAAGATATCCGGCCGGCGGGTGCGGTTGTGTATAGCGTGGCTTTTCGCGATAATAACCACATATTAACCGAAAGCTCTTCCGGATATGCCGAATTATGGCCGATAACAAACTAG
- a CDS encoding SlyX family protein, whose protein sequence is MADNKLENLLTALEQRIDALEARNVFQDDVIDQLSQELAVHQAQIADLQYQLQVLASRIKDSGAAQGMKNEVEPPPPHY, encoded by the coding sequence ATGGCCGATAACAAACTAGAAAATCTTCTGACCGCCCTTGAACAACGTATAGATGCCCTTGAAGCCCGCAATGTTTTTCAGGACGACGTCATCGATCAGCTCAGCCAGGAGCTGGCGGTACACCAGGCGCAAATTGCCGATCTGCAATACCAGCTACAAGTCCTTGCCAGCCGCATCAAAGACAGCGGCGCCGCACAGGGCATGAAAAACGAAGTTGAACCGCCGCCGCCCCATTACTAA
- a CDS encoding YheV family putative zinc ribbon protein: MKKRFIAGAVCPKCKAMDTMALTKEQGVETVTCVSCGEQMSQPEEHVTTQVRSNEQVIGVFKPE; the protein is encoded by the coding sequence GTGAAAAAACGATTTATTGCCGGGGCGGTATGCCCTAAATGTAAGGCCATGGATACCATGGCCCTGACCAAAGAGCAGGGCGTGGAAACCGTTACCTGTGTCAGTTGCGGTGAACAGATGAGCCAGCCCGAGGAGCATGTAACCACGCAGGTACGCTCCAATGAGCAGGTGATAGGGGTTTTTAAACCGGAATAA
- a CDS encoding ATP-binding cassette domain-containing protein encodes MIVANELSLDRGVKNLIKSSSFTIHPNHKVGLVGANGCGKSSLFAALLGQLQADSGSISMPGSWKIATVKQETPALEMSALDYVMDGDKEFRQLEQQLAQARTNDDGNQEAILINKIDAINGYSLPARAGELLHGLGFLQPQLSAPVKDFSGGWRMRLNLAQALISRADLLLLDEPTNHLDLDAVIWLQRWLKRFTGTLVLISHDRDFLDDVIGQILHIEQQRAKLYAGNYTAFERQRAEHLAQQDAQYQKQQKEVAHLTSFVDRFRAKASKAKQAQSRLKRLQKLPDLAPAHVDTQFTFTFEQPESLPYPLLSLTDSQCGYHQDVIILNQVNLTLVPGSRIGLLGRNGAGKSTLIKSLAGELALLNGERYCAQELKIGYFSQHQLEQLDVGASPIRHILKAKPVLTDLQARSFLGRFGFSGDQALGQVGTMSGGEKARLVLALIVLEKPQLLLLDEPTNHLDLEMRQALVLALQEFAGAIILIAHDRFLLESCVDEFYLVANNQVSDFSGDIDDYQQWLNDDKKQISQGNKVVKENLVDKKQQRKEQAELRKKAAPLKKQADKFEKNIHQWQQSLQAVEAELADSEIYQSEHKKRLTELLKQQAGLVQDIEAAEIKWMEVEEQIEEIMSQVSP; translated from the coding sequence TTGATCGTAGCCAACGAATTAAGCTTAGACAGAGGGGTTAAAAACCTGATTAAATCGTCTAGCTTTACCATACACCCCAATCATAAGGTCGGCCTGGTCGGTGCAAATGGCTGTGGTAAATCCTCTTTATTCGCCGCCCTGTTAGGCCAGTTACAGGCGGACAGCGGCAGCATCAGTATGCCCGGCAGCTGGAAAATCGCCACGGTGAAACAGGAAACCCCGGCACTGGAAATGTCTGCGTTAGATTACGTCATGGACGGCGACAAAGAATTCCGCCAGCTCGAACAGCAACTGGCGCAGGCCAGGACCAATGACGACGGCAATCAGGAAGCGATATTGATCAATAAAATTGATGCCATCAATGGTTACAGCCTGCCCGCCCGCGCCGGCGAACTGCTGCACGGCCTGGGGTTTCTTCAGCCTCAGCTCAGCGCTCCGGTCAAAGACTTTTCCGGTGGCTGGCGCATGCGCTTAAACCTGGCCCAGGCGCTGATCAGCCGCGCCGACTTGTTGCTGCTGGATGAGCCCACCAACCACCTGGATTTAGATGCGGTGATCTGGCTGCAGCGCTGGCTGAAACGTTTTACCGGCACCCTGGTACTGATTTCCCACGATCGGGATTTTCTCGACGACGTCATCGGACAAATATTACATATCGAACAGCAGCGGGCCAAACTATATGCCGGCAACTACACCGCTTTTGAGCGTCAGCGCGCCGAACACCTGGCCCAGCAAGACGCCCAATACCAAAAGCAGCAAAAAGAAGTTGCCCACCTGACCTCTTTTGTTGACCGTTTCCGCGCCAAAGCCAGTAAGGCAAAACAGGCCCAGAGCCGGTTAAAGCGTCTGCAAAAGCTGCCGGATTTAGCCCCGGCCCATGTCGACACCCAGTTTACTTTTACCTTCGAGCAACCGGAAAGCTTGCCTTATCCGCTGCTGTCATTAACCGACAGCCAGTGCGGCTATCATCAGGATGTCATTATTTTAAACCAGGTAAACCTGACCCTGGTGCCCGGCAGCCGTATCGGCTTACTGGGACGCAACGGCGCCGGTAAGTCCACCTTGATCAAATCCCTGGCGGGAGAACTGGCGCTGCTTAACGGCGAACGTTATTGCGCCCAGGAATTAAAAATAGGTTATTTTTCCCAACACCAGCTGGAGCAGTTAGATGTCGGCGCCAGCCCCATCAGGCATATTTTAAAGGCCAAACCGGTATTAACCGACTTGCAGGCCCGCTCCTTTTTAGGCCGTTTCGGTTTTAGCGGCGATCAGGCCTTGGGCCAGGTCGGCACTATGTCCGGCGGCGAAAAGGCGCGTTTGGTACTGGCGCTGATCGTACTGGAGAAACCCCAGCTATTGCTGCTGGATGAACCCACCAACCACCTGGATCTGGAAATGCGCCAGGCACTGGTACTGGCGCTGCAGGAATTTGCCGGGGCCATTATCCTGATTGCCCATGACAGGTTTTTACTGGAGTCCTGTGTCGATGAGTTTTATCTGGTGGCCAACAACCAGGTCAGCGATTTCAGCGGTGATATCGATGACTACCAGCAATGGCTTAACGACGACAAAAAACAAATCAGCCAGGGCAATAAAGTTGTCAAAGAAAACCTTGTCGATAAAAAACAACAACGTAAAGAACAGGCGGAGTTACGTAAAAAAGCCGCGCCATTGAAAAAACAGGCGGATAAATTTGAGAAAAACATTCATCAGTGGCAGCAAAGCCTGCAAGCGGTTGAAGCCGAACTTGCCGACAGTGAAATTTATCAAAGCGAGCATAAAAAACGCCTGACCGAATTATTAAAGCAGCAGGCCGGCCTGGTACAGGATATAGAGGCCGCAGAGATAAAGTGGATGGAAGTTGAAGAGCAGATAGAAGAGATCATGTCGCAGGTTTCACCCTAA
- a CDS encoding tetratricopeptide repeat protein, whose product MKKSIISLMLLSLSTTYSASANDLELGIYQLNRGEFKAAINEFKPLVVEGYAPAQYQMGLIYLNGNGVRKDPGQAFELFSLAADQNYPDAQFQLAVMYSDGIGVKKNEKMAFELTEKAAKKGLSSAQFNLGVMYYNGDGVAKNYLTASRWYQKAANQNYALAQFNLALMYYEGKGVEKDIEKSYIWNIISAKNGYVQAQKSRDMDERDLSAAQIEKSRAKAEDMYRKIMMQVDLKTKEAYKGLI is encoded by the coding sequence ATGAAAAAAAGTATAATATCGTTAATGTTACTTTCACTGAGTACAACATATTCAGCCAGCGCCAATGATCTCGAATTGGGCATCTATCAGCTTAACCGGGGGGAATTTAAAGCAGCCATCAATGAATTTAAACCTTTAGTGGTTGAAGGTTATGCCCCGGCGCAATACCAGATGGGGCTGATCTACCTTAACGGTAACGGCGTCAGAAAAGATCCCGGACAGGCGTTTGAATTATTCTCGCTGGCGGCGGATCAAAACTACCCGGATGCCCAGTTTCAACTGGCGGTAATGTACAGTGATGGCATAGGCGTCAAAAAAAATGAAAAAATGGCCTTTGAACTCACGGAAAAAGCCGCAAAAAAAGGCCTGTCCAGCGCCCAGTTTAACTTAGGCGTGATGTACTATAACGGCGACGGGGTGGCAAAAAATTATTTAACCGCGTCCCGCTGGTACCAAAAAGCCGCCAACCAAAACTATGCCCTGGCACAGTTCAACCTCGCCTTGATGTACTACGAAGGTAAAGGGGTAGAAAAAGACATCGAAAAGTCTTATATCTGGAACATCATTTCCGCCAAAAACGGTTATGTCCAGGCGCAAAAAAGCCGGGATATGGATGAACGGGACTTAAGCGCTGCCCAGATCGAAAAATCCCGCGCCAAAGCCGAAGACATGTACCGCAAGATCATGATGCAGGTCGACCTGAAAACCAAGGAAGCCTATAAGGGCTTGATCTGA